One segment of Pandoraea pnomenusa DNA contains the following:
- the rpoC gene encoding DNA-directed RNA polymerase subunit beta' has protein sequence MKALLDLFKQVQQDEQFEAIKIGLASPDKIRSWSFGEVKKPETINYRTFKPERDGLFCAKIFGPIKDYECLCGKYKRLKHRGVICEKCGVEVTLAKVRRERMGHIELASPVAHIWFLKSLPSRLGMVLDMTLRDIERVLYFEAYVVIDPGMTPLKKNQIMTEEDYYNKVEEYGDEFRAEMGAEGVRELLREIKIDEQVEHLRAELQATGSEAKIKKYAKRLKVLEAFQRSGIKPEWMVLEVLPVLPPELRPLVPLDGGRFATSDLNDLYRRVINRNNRLKRLLELKAPDIIVRNEKRMLQESVDSLLDNGRRGKAMTGANKRPLKSLADMIKGKSGRFRQNLLGKRVDYSGRSVITVGPTLKLHQCGLPKLMALELFKPFIFHKLEVMGVATTIKAAKKEVENQTPVVWDILEEVIREHPIMLNRAPTLHRLGIQAFEPVLIEGKAIQLHPLVCAAFNADFDGDQMAVHVPLSLEAQMEARTLMLASNNVLFPANGDPSIVPSQDIVLGLYYATREKINGRGEGLSFVDVSEVLRAYDNKEVELASRVNVRITEYTVDAETGEKTPKITLYPTTVGRAILSEILPPGLPFSVLNKSLKKKEISKLINTAFRRCGLRETVIFVDKLMQSGFRLATRAGISICVDDMLVPTKKEELISEASKKVKEYDRQYMSGLVTAQERYNNVVDIWGATGDAVGKAMMEQLSKEPTVDRDGNTVDQESFNSIYMMADSGARGSSAQIRQLAGMRGLMAKPDGSIIETPITANFREGLNVLQYFISTHGARKGLADTALKTANSGYLTRRLVDVTQDLVVVEDDCGTSNGVAMKALVEGGEVVEALRDRILGRVAAADVVNPETQETVYEAGTLLDEDVVDMIETLGVDEVRVRTPLTCDTRFGLCAACYGRDLGRGTRVNVGEAVGVIAAQSIGEPGTQLTMRTFHIGGAASRAAVASSIEAKSNGTVRFTATMRYVTNGRGEQIAISRSGEILITDDHGRERERHKVPYGATLLQLDGAQVKAGAQLGTWDPLTRPIITEHGGYAKFENVEEGVTVAKQIDDVTGLSTLVVIDPKRRGPASKNVRPQVKLLDENGVEVKIPGTDHAVTIGFQVGALITIKDGQQVPVGEVLARIPTEAQKTRDITGGLPRVAELFEARAPKDAGILAEVTGTTSFGKDTKGKQRLVITDLDGNQHEFLIPKEKQVLVHDGQVVNKGEMIVDGPADPHDILRLQGIEALSRYIVDEVQDVYRLQGVKINDKHIEVIVRQMLRRVQITDNGDTRFIIGEQVERSDMLYENDAMIAEGKRPAQYENVLLGITKASLSTDSFISAASFQETTRVLTEAAIMGKKDDLRGLKENVIVGRLIPAGTGLAYHKARKARETSDRERHDQIALEEAFAPMPNSVEAPTAE, from the coding sequence ATGAAAGCTTTGCTCGATCTATTCAAGCAAGTCCAACAGGACGAACAGTTCGAAGCGATCAAGATCGGTCTGGCCTCGCCGGACAAGATCCGCTCGTGGTCGTTCGGCGAAGTGAAGAAGCCGGAGACGATCAACTACCGGACGTTCAAGCCCGAGCGCGACGGCCTGTTCTGCGCAAAGATCTTCGGTCCGATCAAGGACTACGAATGCCTTTGCGGCAAGTACAAGCGCCTGAAGCACCGTGGCGTGATCTGTGAGAAGTGCGGCGTGGAAGTCACGCTGGCGAAGGTGCGCCGCGAGCGCATGGGCCACATCGAACTGGCCTCGCCGGTCGCGCACATCTGGTTCCTGAAGTCGCTGCCGTCGCGTCTGGGCATGGTGCTCGACATGACGCTGCGCGACATCGAGCGCGTGTTGTACTTCGAAGCGTACGTGGTCATCGACCCGGGCATGACGCCGCTCAAGAAGAACCAGATCATGACCGAGGAGGATTACTACAACAAGGTCGAGGAATACGGCGACGAGTTCCGTGCCGAGATGGGCGCGGAAGGCGTGCGTGAGCTGCTGCGCGAGATCAAGATCGACGAGCAGGTGGAACACCTGCGCGCCGAGCTGCAGGCCACGGGGTCGGAAGCCAAGATCAAGAAGTACGCCAAGCGCCTGAAGGTGCTCGAGGCCTTCCAGCGTTCGGGCATCAAGCCCGAGTGGATGGTGCTCGAAGTGCTGCCGGTGCTGCCGCCCGAGCTGCGCCCGCTGGTGCCGCTCGACGGTGGCCGCTTCGCGACCTCGGACCTGAACGATCTGTATCGCCGCGTCATCAACCGTAACAACCGTCTGAAGCGTCTGCTCGAGCTCAAGGCCCCGGACATCATCGTGCGCAACGAAAAGCGCATGCTGCAGGAATCGGTGGACTCGCTGCTCGACAACGGTCGTCGCGGCAAGGCGATGACCGGTGCGAACAAGCGCCCGCTCAAGTCGCTGGCCGACATGATCAAGGGTAAGAGCGGTCGTTTCCGTCAGAACCTGCTGGGTAAGCGCGTGGACTACTCGGGCCGTTCGGTGATTACCGTGGGCCCGACGCTCAAGCTGCATCAGTGCGGCCTGCCCAAGCTGATGGCGCTCGAACTCTTCAAGCCGTTCATCTTCCACAAGCTGGAAGTGATGGGCGTGGCCACGACCATCAAGGCCGCGAAGAAGGAAGTCGAGAACCAGACGCCGGTGGTGTGGGACATCCTCGAAGAGGTGATCCGCGAGCATCCGATCATGCTGAACCGCGCACCGACGCTGCACCGCCTGGGTATTCAGGCGTTCGAGCCGGTGCTGATCGAAGGCAAGGCCATCCAGCTGCACCCGCTGGTCTGCGCGGCGTTCAACGCCGACTTCGACGGTGACCAGATGGCCGTTCACGTGCCGCTGTCGCTCGAAGCGCAGATGGAAGCCCGTACCCTGATGCTGGCCTCGAACAACGTGTTGTTCCCGGCCAACGGCGATCCGTCGATCGTGCCGTCGCAGGATATCGTGCTGGGCCTGTACTACGCGACCCGCGAGAAGATCAACGGCCGCGGCGAAGGCCTGTCGTTCGTCGACGTCTCGGAAGTGCTGCGTGCGTACGACAACAAGGAAGTCGAACTGGCTTCGCGCGTGAACGTGCGTATCACGGAGTACACGGTCGACGCGGAAACCGGCGAGAAGACGCCGAAGATCACGCTGTACCCGACGACCGTCGGCCGCGCGATCCTGTCGGAAATCCTGCCGCCGGGCCTGCCGTTCTCGGTGCTGAACAAGTCGCTCAAGAAGAAGGAAATCTCGAAGCTGATCAACACGGCGTTCCGTCGTTGCGGTCTGCGCGAGACGGTGATCTTCGTCGACAAGCTGATGCAGTCGGGCTTCCGTCTGGCAACGCGCGCCGGTATCTCGATCTGCGTCGACGACATGCTCGTGCCGACGAAGAAGGAAGAGCTGATCAGCGAAGCGTCGAAGAAGGTCAAGGAATACGACCGTCAGTACATGTCGGGTCTGGTCACGGCGCAAGAGCGTTACAACAACGTCGTGGACATCTGGGGCGCGACCGGTGACGCGGTGGGCAAGGCGATGATGGAGCAGCTCTCGAAGGAGCCGACCGTCGATCGCGATGGCAACACCGTCGATCAGGAATCGTTCAACTCGATTTACATGATGGCCGACTCCGGCGCTCGCGGTTCGAGCGCCCAGATTCGCCAGCTCGCGGGGATGCGTGGCCTGATGGCCAAGCCGGACGGCTCGATCATCGAGACGCCGATTACCGCGAACTTCCGCGAAGGCCTGAACGTGCTGCAGTACTTCATCTCGACCCACGGTGCACGTAAGGGTCTGGCCGATACGGCACTGAAGACGGCAAACTCGGGTTACCTGACGCGTCGTCTGGTCGATGTGACGCAGGATCTGGTCGTGGTCGAGGACGATTGCGGCACGAGCAACGGCGTGGCGATGAAGGCGCTGGTCGAGGGCGGTGAAGTGGTCGAAGCCCTGCGCGACCGTATCCTGGGTCGTGTGGCCGCAGCCGACGTCGTGAATCCGGAAACGCAGGAAACGGTGTACGAAGCGGGCACGCTGCTCGACGAAGACGTCGTCGACATGATCGAAACGCTGGGCGTGGACGAAGTGCGCGTGCGCACGCCGCTCACCTGCGATACGCGCTTCGGTCTGTGCGCCGCCTGCTATGGCCGCGATCTGGGCCGTGGTACGCGCGTGAACGTCGGTGAAGCCGTCGGCGTGATCGCGGCACAGTCGATCGGTGAGCCGGGCACGCAGCTGACGATGCGTACGTTCCACATCGGTGGTGCGGCGTCGCGTGCGGCGGTGGCCTCGTCGATCGAAGCCAAGTCGAACGGTACGGTGCGTTTCACGGCGACCATGCGTTACGTGACGAACGGCCGTGGCGAGCAGATCGCGATTTCGCGTTCGGGCGAAATCCTGATCACGGACGATCATGGCCGTGAGCGCGAGCGTCACAAGGTGCCGTATGGCGCCACGCTGCTGCAACTGGACGGTGCTCAGGTCAAGGCCGGTGCCCAGCTGGGTACGTGGGATCCGCTGACGCGCCCGATCATTACCGAACACGGCGGTTACGCCAAGTTCGAGAACGTCGAGGAAGGTGTCACGGTTGCCAAGCAGATCGACGATGTGACGGGTCTGTCCACGCTGGTCGTGATCGATCCGAAGCGTCGTGGTCCGGCGTCGAAGAACGTGCGTCCGCAGGTCAAGCTGCTCGACGAGAATGGTGTGGAAGTGAAGATCCCGGGTACCGATCACGCGGTGACGATCGGCTTCCAGGTGGGCGCACTGATCACCATCAAGGACGGTCAGCAAGTGCCGGTGGGTGAAGTGCTCGCACGTATCCCGACGGAAGCGCAGAAGACCCGCGATATTACCGGGGGTCTGCCGCGTGTGGCCGAACTGTTCGAAGCGCGTGCACCGAAGGACGCCGGCATTCTGGCCGAAGTCACGGGTACCACGTCGTTCGGCAAGGACACGAAGGGCAAGCAGCGTCTGGTCATTACCGACCTCGACGGCAACCAGCACGAATTCCTGATTCCGAAGGAAAAGCAGGTGCTGGTGCACGACGGCCAGGTGGTGAACAAGGGCGAAATGATCGTGGACGGTCCGGCCGATCCGCACGACATCCTGCGTCTGCAGGGTATCGAGGCGCTGTCGCGTTACATCGTTGACGAAGTGCAGGACGTGTACCGCTTGCAGGGTGTGAAGATCAACGACAAGCACATCGAGGTGATCGTTCGCCAGATGCTGCGTCGTGTGCAGATCACCGACAACGGCGATACGCGCTTCATCATCGGCGAACAGGTCGAGCGCTCGGACATGCTGTACGAGAACGACGCCATGATCGCCGAAGGCAAGCGTCCGGCGCAGTACGAGAACGTGCTGCTGGGTATTACGAAGGCGTCGCTGTCGACGGACTCGTTCATCTCGGCGGCGTCGTTCCAGGAAACGACGCGCGTGCTGACCGAAGCCGCCATCATGGGCAAGAAGGACGACCTGCGTGGCTTGAAGGAAAACGTCATCGTCGGCCGTCTGATTCCGGCAGGTACGGGTCTGGCGTATCACAAGGCCCGCAAGGCCCGCGAGACGTCGGACCGCGAGCGTCACGACCAGATCGCTCTGGAAGAGGCGTTTGCGCCGATGCCGAATTCGGTGGAAGCCCCGACGGCCGAGTAA